In a genomic window of Cygnus atratus isolate AKBS03 ecotype Queensland, Australia chromosome 23, CAtr_DNAZoo_HiC_assembly, whole genome shotgun sequence:
- the CLIC4 gene encoding chloride intracellular channel protein 4 isoform X3: MTLGLTAGSDGESIGNCPFSQRLFMILWLKGVVFSVTTVDLKRKPADLQNLAPGTHPPFITYNGEVKTDVNKIEEFLEEVLAPPKYLKLSPKHPESNTAGMDIFAKFSAFIKNSRPEANEALERGLLKTLQKLDEYLNSPLPDEIDENSMEDITISTRKFLDGNEMTLADCNLLPKLHIVKVVAKKYRNFEIPKEMTGIWRYLTNAYSRDEFTNTCPGDKEIEIAYSDVAKRLTK; encoded by the exons ATGACACTAGGTTTGACT gctggcagCGATGGTGAAAGCATAGGAAACTGTCCTTTTTCTCAGAGGCTGTTCATGATACTTTGGCTGAAGGGAGTGGTGTTTAGTGTCACAACAGTTGACCTGAAGAG AAAACCAGCAGACCTTCAAAATTTGGCTCCAGGCACTCATCCACCCTTTATAACTTATAATGGTGAGGTGAAAACAGATGTGAATAAAATTGAAGAGTTCCTGGAAGAAGTTTTGGCTCCACCaaa GTACCTAAAACTTTCTCCAAAGCACCCAGAATCAAACACTGCTGGAATGGATATATTTGCcaaattttctgcatttataaaaAATTCTAGGCCAGAGGCTAATGAAG CCTTAGAACGTGGTCTCTTGAAAACCCTCCAGAAACTGGATGAGTATCTGAACTCTCCTCTTCCTGATGAAATAGATGAAAATAGCATGGAAGATATTACAATTTCTACTCGCAAGTTTTTGGATGGCAATGAGATGACACTAGCAGACTGCAACCTGCTACCCAAACTACACATTGTCAAG GTGGTGGCCAAAAAGTATCGCAACTTCGAGATTCCCAAGGAAATGACAGGCATTTGGAGATACCTGACAAATGCTTATAGCAGGGATGAATTCACCAATACCTGTCCTGGAgacaaagaaattgaaatagCTTACAGTGATGTAGCCAAGAGACTCACTAAGTAA
- the CLIC4 gene encoding chloride intracellular channel protein 4 isoform X1 — protein MHYMEVPSGYLFQVHRLDFEKKECSCKMTLGLTAGSDGESIGNCPFSQRLFMILWLKGVVFSVTTVDLKRKPADLQNLAPGTHPPFITYNGEVKTDVNKIEEFLEEVLAPPKYLKLSPKHPESNTAGMDIFAKFSAFIKNSRPEANEALERGLLKTLQKLDEYLNSPLPDEIDENSMEDITISTRKFLDGNEMTLADCNLLPKLHIVKVVAKKYRNFEIPKEMTGIWRYLTNAYSRDEFTNTCPGDKEIEIAYSDVAKRLTK, from the exons ATGCATTATATGGAGGTGCCATCAGGATATCTGTTCCAGGTGCATCGGCTGGACTTCGAGAAGAAAGAGTGTTCCTGCAAGATGACACTAGGTTTGACT gctggcagCGATGGTGAAAGCATAGGAAACTGTCCTTTTTCTCAGAGGCTGTTCATGATACTTTGGCTGAAGGGAGTGGTGTTTAGTGTCACAACAGTTGACCTGAAGAG AAAACCAGCAGACCTTCAAAATTTGGCTCCAGGCACTCATCCACCCTTTATAACTTATAATGGTGAGGTGAAAACAGATGTGAATAAAATTGAAGAGTTCCTGGAAGAAGTTTTGGCTCCACCaaa GTACCTAAAACTTTCTCCAAAGCACCCAGAATCAAACACTGCTGGAATGGATATATTTGCcaaattttctgcatttataaaaAATTCTAGGCCAGAGGCTAATGAAG CCTTAGAACGTGGTCTCTTGAAAACCCTCCAGAAACTGGATGAGTATCTGAACTCTCCTCTTCCTGATGAAATAGATGAAAATAGCATGGAAGATATTACAATTTCTACTCGCAAGTTTTTGGATGGCAATGAGATGACACTAGCAGACTGCAACCTGCTACCCAAACTACACATTGTCAAG GTGGTGGCCAAAAAGTATCGCAACTTCGAGATTCCCAAGGAAATGACAGGCATTTGGAGATACCTGACAAATGCTTATAGCAGGGATGAATTCACCAATACCTGTCCTGGAgacaaagaaattgaaatagCTTACAGTGATGTAGCCAAGAGACTCACTAAGTAA
- the CLIC4 gene encoding chloride intracellular channel protein 4 isoform X4: MILWLKGVVFSVTTVDLKRKPADLQNLAPGTHPPFITYNGEVKTDVNKIEEFLEEVLAPPKYLKLSPKHPESNTAGMDIFAKFSAFIKNSRPEANEALERGLLKTLQKLDEYLNSPLPDEIDENSMEDITISTRKFLDGNEMTLADCNLLPKLHIVKVVAKKYRNFEIPKEMTGIWRYLTNAYSRDEFTNTCPGDKEIEIAYSDVAKRLTK; the protein is encoded by the exons ATGATACTTTGGCTGAAGGGAGTGGTGTTTAGTGTCACAACAGTTGACCTGAAGAG AAAACCAGCAGACCTTCAAAATTTGGCTCCAGGCACTCATCCACCCTTTATAACTTATAATGGTGAGGTGAAAACAGATGTGAATAAAATTGAAGAGTTCCTGGAAGAAGTTTTGGCTCCACCaaa GTACCTAAAACTTTCTCCAAAGCACCCAGAATCAAACACTGCTGGAATGGATATATTTGCcaaattttctgcatttataaaaAATTCTAGGCCAGAGGCTAATGAAG CCTTAGAACGTGGTCTCTTGAAAACCCTCCAGAAACTGGATGAGTATCTGAACTCTCCTCTTCCTGATGAAATAGATGAAAATAGCATGGAAGATATTACAATTTCTACTCGCAAGTTTTTGGATGGCAATGAGATGACACTAGCAGACTGCAACCTGCTACCCAAACTACACATTGTCAAG GTGGTGGCCAAAAAGTATCGCAACTTCGAGATTCCCAAGGAAATGACAGGCATTTGGAGATACCTGACAAATGCTTATAGCAGGGATGAATTCACCAATACCTGTCCTGGAgacaaagaaattgaaatagCTTACAGTGATGTAGCCAAGAGACTCACTAAGTAA
- the CLIC4 gene encoding chloride intracellular channel protein 4 isoform X2, with product MALSVPVNGLKEGDKEPVIELFVKAGSDGESIGNCPFSQRLFMILWLKGVVFSVTTVDLKRKPADLQNLAPGTHPPFITYNGEVKTDVNKIEEFLEEVLAPPKYLKLSPKHPESNTAGMDIFAKFSAFIKNSRPEANEALERGLLKTLQKLDEYLNSPLPDEIDENSMEDITISTRKFLDGNEMTLADCNLLPKLHIVKVVAKKYRNFEIPKEMTGIWRYLTNAYSRDEFTNTCPGDKEIEIAYSDVAKRLTK from the exons ATGGCGCTGTCCGTGCCGGTCAACGGGCTCAAGGAGGGCGACAAGGAGCCCGTCATCGAGCTCTTCGTCAAG gctggcagCGATGGTGAAAGCATAGGAAACTGTCCTTTTTCTCAGAGGCTGTTCATGATACTTTGGCTGAAGGGAGTGGTGTTTAGTGTCACAACAGTTGACCTGAAGAG AAAACCAGCAGACCTTCAAAATTTGGCTCCAGGCACTCATCCACCCTTTATAACTTATAATGGTGAGGTGAAAACAGATGTGAATAAAATTGAAGAGTTCCTGGAAGAAGTTTTGGCTCCACCaaa GTACCTAAAACTTTCTCCAAAGCACCCAGAATCAAACACTGCTGGAATGGATATATTTGCcaaattttctgcatttataaaaAATTCTAGGCCAGAGGCTAATGAAG CCTTAGAACGTGGTCTCTTGAAAACCCTCCAGAAACTGGATGAGTATCTGAACTCTCCTCTTCCTGATGAAATAGATGAAAATAGCATGGAAGATATTACAATTTCTACTCGCAAGTTTTTGGATGGCAATGAGATGACACTAGCAGACTGCAACCTGCTACCCAAACTACACATTGTCAAG GTGGTGGCCAAAAAGTATCGCAACTTCGAGATTCCCAAGGAAATGACAGGCATTTGGAGATACCTGACAAATGCTTATAGCAGGGATGAATTCACCAATACCTGTCCTGGAgacaaagaaattgaaatagCTTACAGTGATGTAGCCAAGAGACTCACTAAGTAA